A window from Citrobacter amalonaticus encodes these proteins:
- the nikA gene encoding nickel ABC transporter substrate-binding protein, translating to MLSRLRRTLFALLACASFLTHAAATDEITTAWPVNVGPLNPHLYTPNQMFAQSMVYEPLVKYQADGSVIPWLAKSWTHSADGKTWTFTLRDDVTFSNGEAFDAHAAAENFRVVLDNRQRHAWLELVNQIVDVKALDKNQLQITLKSAYYPFLQELALPRPFRFIAPSQFKDNETMRGIKAPIGTGPWVLKASKLNQYDVLVRNDRYWGEKPQIQKITVKVIPDPTTRAVAFETGDIDLLYGNEGLLPLDTFARFSQNPNYRTQLSQPIETVMLALNSAKAPTNELAVREALNYAVNKKSLIDNALYGTQQVADTLFAPTVPYANVGLKPRQYDPQQAKDLLEKAGWTLPAGKDIREKNGQPLRIELSFIGTDALSKSMAEIIQADMRQIGVDVALIGEEESSIYARQRDGRFGMIFNRTWGAPYDPHAFMSSMRVPSHADYQAQQGLADKALIDKEIGEVLETIDDTQRQALYKDILTRLHNDAVYLPISYVSMMVVARPELGTIPYAPIASEIPFEQIKPVKP from the coding sequence ATTTTGTCCAGACTACGCCGCACACTTTTTGCGCTGCTGGCCTGTGCGTCATTCCTTACGCACGCCGCTGCCACTGATGAAATTACGACCGCCTGGCCGGTCAACGTTGGGCCGCTTAACCCTCATCTGTATACCCCTAACCAAATGTTCGCCCAGAGCATGGTCTATGAGCCGCTGGTAAAGTATCAGGCCGATGGTTCGGTCATTCCGTGGCTGGCAAAAAGCTGGACCCACTCAGCGGATGGCAAAACCTGGACGTTTACCCTGCGTGATGATGTGACCTTCTCAAATGGTGAAGCGTTCGACGCCCATGCGGCGGCGGAAAACTTCCGCGTGGTGCTCGATAACCGCCAGCGTCACGCCTGGCTGGAACTGGTCAATCAGATCGTCGATGTGAAAGCGCTCGACAAAAACCAGCTCCAAATCACCCTGAAAAGTGCCTATTACCCGTTCCTGCAAGAGCTGGCGCTGCCGCGCCCGTTCCGGTTTATCGCGCCGTCGCAATTTAAAGACAACGAAACGATGCGCGGTATTAAAGCGCCGATTGGCACGGGGCCGTGGGTACTGAAAGCGTCGAAGCTCAATCAGTACGATGTGCTGGTACGCAACGATCGCTACTGGGGTGAAAAACCACAGATTCAAAAAATTACCGTCAAAGTGATCCCGGATCCGACGACCCGCGCTGTCGCGTTTGAAACGGGCGACATCGACCTGTTATACGGTAACGAAGGGTTGTTGCCGCTCGATACCTTCGCCCGTTTCAGTCAGAACCCGAACTACCGTACCCAGCTTTCTCAGCCGATTGAAACGGTAATGCTGGCACTCAACTCAGCAAAAGCACCGACCAATGAGCTGGCGGTACGTGAAGCGCTGAACTATGCGGTGAACAAGAAATCATTGATCGACAATGCGCTGTACGGCACGCAGCAGGTCGCCGACACGCTGTTTGCACCTACCGTTCCTTATGCCAACGTTGGCCTGAAGCCACGTCAGTACGACCCGCAGCAGGCGAAAGATCTGCTTGAAAAAGCCGGCTGGACGCTACCCGCCGGCAAAGATATTCGTGAGAAGAACGGCCAACCGCTGCGCATTGAGCTGTCATTCATTGGCACCGACGCGCTGAGCAAATCGATGGCGGAAATTATTCAGGCCGATATGCGCCAGATTGGCGTTGATGTTGCACTTATTGGCGAAGAAGAGAGCAGTATTTATGCCCGCCAGCGCGACGGACGCTTCGGAATGATCTTCAACCGCACCTGGGGCGCGCCGTACGATCCGCACGCCTTTATGAGTTCGATGCGCGTGCCGTCACATGCGGATTACCAGGCTCAGCAGGGGTTAGCTGACAAAGCGTTGATTGATAAAGAGATTGGTGAAGTGCTGGAAACCATCGACGACACCCAGCGTCAGGCGCTGTACAAAGACATCCTGACCCGTCTGCACAACGACGCGGTCTATCTGCCCATCAGCTATGTCTCGATGATGGTGGTCGCCAGACCTGAACTGGGCACAATTCCGTATGCGCCTATCGCCTCTGAAATCCCGTTTGAACAGATTAAACCGGTGAAACCCTGA
- a CDS encoding 3-hydroxy-fatty acyl-ACP dehydratase, with protein sequence MSHYLSPGEYLPHDAPMLLLEEVVRVGEDTAICCVTVASGGVLAPFLDPQGNLPGWFALELMAQTVGVWSGWHRHQQGQGAISLGMVLGARELICTAGVLPAGKTVSITVKLLMQDDRFGSFECAITADEETLATGRVNTFQPSAEELHSLFQQGASA encoded by the coding sequence ATGAGCCACTATTTATCACCCGGCGAATACCTGCCGCACGACGCGCCCATGCTGCTACTCGAAGAGGTGGTTCGCGTGGGCGAAGACACCGCTATTTGTTGCGTCACGGTGGCGAGCGGCGGCGTTCTCGCACCATTCCTTGATCCGCAAGGCAATTTACCCGGCTGGTTCGCACTGGAACTGATGGCGCAGACCGTCGGCGTCTGGTCCGGCTGGCACCGCCATCAGCAGGGTCAGGGAGCGATCTCACTCGGGATGGTGCTCGGCGCGCGCGAACTGATTTGCACAGCCGGCGTTCTGCCCGCAGGAAAAACCGTATCCATTACCGTTAAGTTGTTGATGCAGGACGACCGTTTCGGCAGCTTCGAATGCGCGATTACCGCCGACGAAGAGACACTGGCGACAGGCCGCGTTAATACCTTCCAGCCATCGGCAGAAGAACTTCATTCTCTATTTCAACAAGGAGCGTCCGCATGA
- a CDS encoding LolA family protein, with product MRFLPLLALLVSPFVSALTLDELQQRFTEQPVIRAHFDQTRTIKDLPQPLRSAGTMLIARDQGLLWDQTRPFPMQLLLDDTRMVQAINGQPPQTITADNNPQMFQFNHLLRGLFQADRKVLEQNFRVEFADRGEGRWTLRLTPVTTPLDKIFATIDLAGKTYLERIELNDKQGDRTDIVLSQHQLSPAQLTDDERQRFAAQ from the coding sequence ATGAGGTTTCTGCCGCTGCTGGCACTGCTCGTCAGCCCGTTCGTCAGCGCCCTGACACTGGATGAACTGCAACAGCGCTTTACCGAACAGCCGGTGATCCGCGCGCATTTCGATCAAACCCGGACGATAAAAGATCTGCCGCAGCCGCTGCGATCCGCAGGAACGATGTTGATCGCCCGCGACCAGGGGCTTTTGTGGGATCAAACCCGTCCGTTCCCGATGCAATTGCTGCTGGACGATACGCGAATGGTGCAGGCCATCAACGGTCAGCCGCCGCAGACTATCACCGCCGATAACAACCCGCAGATGTTCCAGTTTAACCACCTACTGCGCGGGCTGTTTCAGGCCGACCGCAAAGTGCTGGAGCAAAACTTCCGCGTGGAGTTTGCAGATCGCGGAGAGGGCCGCTGGACGCTACGCCTGACGCCTGTCACCACGCCACTGGATAAGATCTTTGCCACCATCGACCTGGCCGGAAAAACCTATCTGGAACGTATTGAGCTAAACGACAAACAGGGCGACCGCACGGATATCGTGCTTTCCCAACACCAACTCTCGCCTGCACAACTGACTGATGACGAACGCCAACGCTTTGCCGCCCAGTAA
- a CDS encoding 3-ketoacyl-ACP reductase FabG2 — MSRSVLVTGASKGIGRAIARQLAADGFVVGVHYHRDAQGAQETLDAILAVGGAGRLLSFDVANREQCREVLEQDIEAYGAWYGVVSNAGVARDAAFPALSDSDWDTVIHTNLDSFYNVIQPCIMPMIGARQGGRIITLSSVSGVMGNRGQVNYSAAKAGIIGATKALAIELAKRKITVNCIAPGLIDTGMIEMEEAALKEAMAMIPMKRMGQADEVAGLASYLMSDVASYVTRQVISINGGML, encoded by the coding sequence ATGAGTCGTTCAGTTTTAGTTACCGGCGCCAGCAAAGGCATCGGTCGCGCAATCGCCCGCCAGTTGGCAGCGGACGGCTTTGTGGTCGGCGTCCACTACCATCGTGATGCACAGGGCGCGCAGGAGACGCTGGATGCCATTCTCGCCGTCGGTGGCGCAGGGCGTCTGCTCAGTTTCGACGTGGCGAACCGCGAGCAGTGCCGCGAAGTACTGGAACAGGATATCGAGGCGTATGGCGCATGGTACGGCGTAGTCAGCAATGCAGGCGTTGCCCGCGATGCCGCCTTCCCGGCACTCAGCGACAGCGACTGGGACACGGTGATCCACACTAACCTCGACAGTTTTTATAACGTCATTCAGCCGTGCATCATGCCAATGATCGGCGCGCGCCAGGGCGGTCGGATTATCACCCTGTCGTCGGTGTCCGGCGTAATGGGCAATCGTGGGCAGGTAAACTACAGCGCCGCCAAAGCCGGGATTATCGGCGCCACCAAAGCGCTGGCGATTGAACTTGCGAAACGCAAAATAACCGTCAACTGCATCGCGCCGGGGCTGATCGACACCGGAATGATCGAAATGGAAGAGGCCGCGCTGAAGGAAGCGATGGCGATGATCCCAATGAAACGCATGGGTCAGGCGGACGAAGTCGCCGGGCTTGCCAGCTATTTGATGTCGGATGTGGCGAGCTACGTCACCCGTCAGGTGATTTCCATCAATGGAGGGATGTTATGA
- a CDS encoding MMPL family transporter translates to MTNANALPPSKRPALLWGIACIMMLGVLLMLLPQARLNSSVLAMLPKQALGAIPPALNDGFMQRLDRQLVWLVSPGKKADPTIARNWLAMLQQSQALAEVKGPMDANSQQAWGAFFWQHRNGLIDPQTRARLQNGGDAQAQWILSQLYSAFSGVSGKELQNDPLMLMRGSQLSMAENGQRLRLMDGWLVAQDREGNYWYLLHGELAGSSFDMQQTHHLVTTLSALAEVLKARYPQAQLLSRGTVFYSDYASQQAKQDVSTLGVATVLGVLLLIVAVFRSLRPLLLCLLSIGIGALAGTVVTLLFFGELHLMTLVMSMSIIGISADYTLYYLTERMVHGAETSPWQSLAKVRNALLLALLTTVAAYLIMMLAPFPGIRQMAVFAAAGLSASCLTVIFWHPWLCRGLPVRPVPAMVLMLRWLAAWRRNKTLSVGLPVALALFSLAGLATLRVDDDISQLQALPQHILAQEKTITTLTGQSVDQKWFVVYGDSAQQTLERLEAFVPALAQAKKEGLLNGYRTLPLNSLARQQQDLALLKNAAPTVIQALNNAGLTTVNPDLTPMPVTVDAWLASPASEGWRLLWLSLPHGESGVLVPVEGVTQSAALNALSEKYPGVAWVDRKSTFDNLFALYRNVLTGLLFIALAVIACGAIARLGWRRGLVSLVPSVLSLGCGLAVLALSGHAVNLFSLLALVLVLGIGINYTLFFSNPRGTPLTSLLAITLAMMTTLLTLGMLVFSATQAISSFGIVLISGIFTAFLLSPLAMPTKREKKRK, encoded by the coding sequence ATGACGAACGCCAACGCTTTGCCGCCCAGTAAACGCCCCGCGCTGTTATGGGGAATCGCCTGCATCATGATGCTGGGCGTGTTGCTGATGTTGCTGCCTCAGGCGCGGCTCAACAGCAGCGTGCTGGCGATGCTGCCAAAACAGGCGCTGGGAGCGATTCCGCCAGCCCTGAATGACGGCTTTATGCAGCGTCTTGACCGCCAGCTGGTCTGGCTGGTCAGTCCCGGTAAAAAGGCGGACCCGACAATCGCCCGTAACTGGCTGGCGATGCTGCAACAATCACAGGCGCTGGCTGAGGTAAAAGGCCCAATGGATGCCAACAGCCAACAGGCGTGGGGCGCGTTCTTTTGGCAGCACCGCAACGGTTTGATCGACCCGCAAACTCGCGCCCGTCTACAAAACGGCGGCGACGCGCAGGCGCAATGGATCCTGTCTCAGCTCTATTCCGCGTTTTCCGGCGTCAGCGGTAAAGAGCTGCAAAACGACCCGCTAATGCTGATGCGCGGCTCACAGCTGTCGATGGCCGAAAATGGTCAGCGTCTGCGGCTGATGGACGGCTGGCTGGTGGCGCAGGACCGCGAGGGAAATTACTGGTATCTGCTGCATGGCGAACTGGCCGGTTCGTCGTTCGATATGCAACAGACGCATCATCTGGTGACCACGCTCAGCGCGCTTGCAGAGGTGCTGAAAGCGCGCTATCCCCAGGCGCAGCTACTGTCGCGTGGCACGGTATTCTACAGCGATTACGCCAGCCAACAGGCAAAACAGGATGTCTCCACGCTTGGCGTGGCGACAGTGCTGGGCGTGCTGCTGCTGATTGTCGCGGTATTCCGCTCGCTGCGCCCGCTGCTGCTGTGTCTGCTGTCAATTGGCATTGGCGCGCTGGCGGGAACCGTCGTCACGCTGCTGTTCTTCGGTGAACTGCATCTGATGACGCTGGTGATGAGCATGAGCATCATCGGCATCTCCGCCGACTACACGTTGTATTACCTGACCGAACGGATGGTGCATGGCGCGGAAACCTCGCCCTGGCAAAGTCTGGCAAAAGTGCGAAATGCCCTGCTGCTGGCGCTGCTGACCACCGTCGCGGCCTACCTGATTATGATGCTCGCCCCCTTCCCCGGCATTCGCCAGATGGCGGTATTTGCGGCGGCAGGACTGAGCGCCTCGTGCCTGACGGTGATTTTCTGGCATCCGTGGCTGTGTCGCGGGCTACCGGTGCGTCCGGTTCCGGCGATGGTACTGATGCTGCGCTGGCTTGCCGCCTGGCGACGCAATAAAACGCTCTCCGTCGGTTTGCCGGTGGCACTCGCGCTTTTCTCACTGGCTGGTCTGGCGACCCTACGCGTGGATGATGATATCTCCCAGTTGCAGGCGCTGCCGCAGCACATTCTGGCGCAGGAAAAAACCATTACTACGCTGACCGGACAGAGTGTCGATCAGAAGTGGTTTGTGGTGTACGGCGACTCCGCCCAGCAGACGCTGGAACGGCTGGAAGCCTTTGTCCCCGCGCTGGCGCAGGCGAAAAAAGAGGGACTGCTCAACGGCTATCGCACGCTCCCGTTGAATTCACTGGCTCGTCAGCAGCAGGATCTCGCCTTGCTGAAAAACGCTGCACCCACGGTCATTCAGGCCCTGAACAACGCCGGGCTGACGACGGTCAATCCCGATCTAACCCCTATGCCGGTAACCGTTGACGCCTGGCTTGCCAGCCCGGCCAGCGAAGGTTGGCGACTGTTGTGGTTGAGCCTGCCTCACGGCGAAAGCGGTGTACTGGTGCCCGTGGAAGGCGTGACCCAGAGCGCTGCGCTCAACGCGCTTAGCGAGAAATATCCCGGTGTCGCGTGGGTCGATCGCAAAAGCACCTTTGACAACCTGTTTGCACTGTATCGCAACGTACTGACCGGTTTATTGTTTATCGCGCTGGCGGTAATTGCCTGCGGCGCGATCGCGCGGTTGGGCTGGCGCAGAGGATTGGTCAGCCTCGTGCCGTCGGTGCTCTCTTTGGGTTGCGGTCTGGCGGTGCTGGCATTGAGCGGGCATGCGGTCAATCTGTTCTCGCTGTTGGCGCTGGTACTGGTGCTGGGGATCGGCATTAACTACACGCTGTTTTTCAGTAATCCGCGTGGGACGCCGCTCACTTCCCTGCTGGCTATCACGCTGGCGATGATGACCACTCTGCTGACGCTCGGCATGCTGGTCTTTAGCGCCACCCAGGCGATCAGCAGTTTTGGCATTGTGCTGATCAGCGGCATTTTTACCGCGTTCCTGCTTTCCCCTCTGGCGATGCCGACGAAAAGAGAGAAAAAACGAAAATGA
- a CDS encoding beta-ketoacyl-ACP synthase, with translation MTRRVVITGMGGVTAFGENWQDVSARLRAYENAVRKMPEWQVYDGLHTLLGAPIDDFTLPEHYTRKRIRAMGRVSLMSTRATELALEQAGLIGDDVLTNGETGIAYGSSTGSTGPVSEFATMLTEKHTNNITGTTYVQMMPHTTAVNTGLFFGLRGRVIPTSSACTSGSQAIGYAWEAIRHGYQTVMVAGGAEELCPSEAAVFDTLFATSQRNDQPKTTPSPFDEQRDGLVIGEGAGTLILEELEHARARGATIYGEIIGFATNCDAAHITQPQRETMQICMEQSLKMAGLNALDIGYISAHGTATDRGDIAESQATAAIYGDNVPISSLKSYFGHTLGACGALEAWMSLQMMREGWFAPTLNLKQPDANCGALDYIMGEARKIDCEFLQSNNFAFGGINTSIIIKRWS, from the coding sequence ATGACACGTCGCGTGGTGATAACGGGCATGGGCGGCGTCACCGCCTTTGGGGAAAACTGGCAGGATGTTTCCGCCCGACTGCGGGCCTATGAAAACGCCGTGCGCAAAATGCCGGAGTGGCAGGTTTATGACGGGCTACATACCCTGCTGGGCGCGCCGATCGATGATTTCACGCTGCCGGAGCATTACACCCGTAAGCGCATCCGTGCGATGGGTCGCGTGTCGTTGATGTCTACCCGCGCCACCGAACTGGCGCTCGAACAGGCTGGACTGATTGGCGACGACGTGCTCACCAACGGGGAAACGGGTATTGCGTATGGCTCATCCACCGGCAGTACTGGCCCGGTGAGCGAATTTGCCACCATGCTGACCGAAAAGCACACCAATAACATTACCGGCACCACCTATGTGCAGATGATGCCGCACACCACCGCCGTCAATACCGGGCTGTTTTTCGGCCTGCGCGGACGCGTGATCCCCACCTCCAGCGCCTGCACGTCCGGCAGCCAGGCGATTGGCTATGCGTGGGAAGCGATTCGCCACGGTTATCAAACCGTGATGGTAGCAGGCGGCGCGGAAGAGTTGTGCCCGTCGGAAGCGGCGGTGTTTGATACGCTGTTCGCCACCAGTCAGCGCAACGATCAACCGAAAACCACGCCGTCGCCGTTCGATGAACAGCGCGATGGGCTGGTGATTGGCGAAGGCGCCGGGACGTTGATCCTTGAAGAACTGGAACACGCCAGAGCACGCGGCGCGACGATTTACGGTGAAATCATCGGGTTTGCCACCAACTGCGACGCCGCGCATATCACCCAGCCACAACGGGAAACCATGCAAATTTGCATGGAACAGTCGCTGAAAATGGCAGGATTAAACGCGCTGGATATCGGCTATATTTCCGCACACGGCACGGCGACGGATCGTGGCGATATTGCGGAAAGTCAGGCGACTGCCGCAATTTATGGCGATAATGTGCCAATCTCCTCGCTGAAAAGTTATTTTGGGCATACCCTTGGTGCCTGTGGCGCGCTGGAAGCCTGGATGAGTCTGCAAATGATGCGTGAAGGCTGGTTTGCGCCTACGCTAAACTTAAAACAGCCCGACGCCAACTGCGGCGCGCTGGATTACATCATGGGTGAAGCCCGCAAGATTGATTGTGAATTCTTACAGAGCAACAATTTTGCGTTTGGCGGCATCAATACGTCCATCATCATTAAACGTTGGTCCTGA
- the acpT gene encoding 4'-phosphopantetheinyl transferase AcpT, which produces MYRIVLGKVSTLSAGALPSALTDLAPQGPRRARWLAGRVLLSHTLSPLPEIVYGEQGKPAFSPETSLWFNLSHSGDDIALLLSDEGEVGCDLEIIRPRANWRSLANAVFSLGEHAEVEAEHPDRQLAAFWRIWTQKEAIVKQRGGSAWQIVSVDSTFDSGLSLSHCQLDNLSLAVCTPTPFTLNADAVQWLETV; this is translated from the coding sequence ATGTATCGGATCGTACTGGGAAAAGTTTCGACACTCAGCGCAGGCGCCTTGCCGTCTGCGTTAACCGATCTGGCGCCGCAGGGTCCGCGACGCGCACGCTGGCTGGCCGGTCGCGTTCTGCTTTCCCACACCCTCTCGCCGCTGCCGGAGATTGTTTACGGCGAACAGGGGAAACCCGCGTTTTCACCCGAGACGTCGCTGTGGTTCAACCTGAGCCATAGCGGTGACGATATCGCCCTGCTGCTGAGCGACGAAGGCGAAGTGGGTTGCGATCTCGAAATCATCCGCCCGCGCGCCAACTGGCGCTCGCTGGCAAATGCGGTCTTCAGCCTCGGCGAACATGCCGAAGTGGAAGCGGAACATCCGGATCGGCAGCTCGCCGCCTTCTGGCGCATCTGGACGCAAAAAGAGGCAATCGTGAAACAGCGCGGCGGCAGCGCGTGGCAGATCGTCAGCGTCGACAGCACCTTTGACTCCGGGCTTTCGCTGAGCCATTGCCAGCTCGATAACCTAAGCCTGGCCGTCTGCACTCCCACGCCCTTTACCCTGAATGCAGACGCGGTGCAGTGGCTGGAAACGGTCTGA
- the nikB gene encoding nickel ABC transporter permease subunit NikB, translated as MLRYVLRRILLLIPMIFAASVIIFLMLRLGTGDPALDYLRLSNLPPTPEMVASTRVMLGLDQPLVVQYGTWLWKALHLDFGISFATQRPVLDDMLNFLPATLVLAGAALVLILLTSVPLGIWAARHRDRLPDFVVRLIAFLGVSMPNFWLAFLLVMFFSVWLQWLPAMGYGGWQHLILPAVSIAFMSLAINARLLRASMLEVAGQRHVTWARLRGLNDKQTERRHILRNASLPVVTAVGMHIGELIGGTMIIENIFAWPGVGRYAVSAIFNRDYPVIQCFTLMMVVVFVVCNLIVDLLNAALDPRIRRHEGAHS; from the coding sequence ATGTTGCGTTATGTACTGCGGCGCATTCTGCTGCTGATTCCGATGATTTTCGCCGCCTCGGTGATTATCTTTCTGATGCTGCGCCTGGGCACTGGCGACCCGGCGCTCGACTATCTTCGCTTATCGAACCTGCCGCCGACGCCGGAAATGGTGGCCTCAACCCGCGTGATGCTGGGCCTTGATCAGCCGCTTGTCGTGCAGTATGGCACCTGGCTGTGGAAGGCGCTGCATTTGGATTTTGGCATCTCGTTCGCCACCCAGCGCCCGGTGCTGGATGACATGCTGAATTTCCTGCCCGCGACGCTGGTGCTGGCGGGCGCGGCGCTGGTGCTGATCCTGCTGACTTCTGTGCCGCTCGGTATCTGGGCGGCGCGTCACCGCGACCGTCTGCCGGATTTCGTCGTGCGACTGATTGCCTTCCTCGGCGTGTCGATGCCGAACTTCTGGCTCGCCTTCCTGTTGGTGATGTTCTTTTCGGTCTGGCTGCAATGGCTGCCCGCAATGGGCTACGGCGGCTGGCAGCATCTTATTTTACCCGCGGTGTCGATCGCCTTTATGTCCCTGGCGATCAACGCCCGACTTCTGCGCGCCAGCATGTTAGAAGTCGCCGGGCAGCGTCACGTCACCTGGGCGCGTTTGCGCGGGTTGAACGACAAACAAACCGAGCGCCGCCATATTTTGCGTAATGCGTCGCTGCCGGTCGTCACCGCGGTTGGGATGCACATCGGCGAACTGATTGGCGGGACGATGATTATCGAGAACATCTTTGCCTGGCCGGGCGTCGGGCGCTATGCCGTGTCGGCGATATTTAACCGCGACTACCCGGTGATTCAGTGCTTTACGCTGATGATGGTGGTGGTCTTCGTGGTCTGTAACCTGATTGTTGATCTGCTGAACGCCGCGCTGGACCCACGCATTCGTCGTCATGAAGGAGCGCACTCGTGA
- a CDS encoding DUF3261 domain-containing protein: protein MKHLFAGWRLRLIRPGGSTGWRRPNKRSAIAQLALGLFALLLTGCSHSPKDQQGRPQAWLEPGTRVTLPGPGISPAVNAQQLLTGSFNGKTQSLLVMLNADDKKITLAGLSSVGIRLFLVTYDDKGLHTEQSIVVPQLPPASQVLADVMLSHWPISTWQPQLPKGWTLTDSGDRRELRNARGTLVTEITYLNRKGKREPISIEQHVFKYHITIQYLGD, encoded by the coding sequence ATTAAACATCTTTTTGCCGGATGGCGGCTACGCCTTATCCGGCCTGGCGGGTCAACAGGTTGGCGTAGACCCAATAAGCGTAGCGCCATCGCGCAGTTAGCGCTGGGCCTCTTTGCGCTGTTACTCACCGGCTGCAGCCACTCGCCAAAAGATCAGCAAGGCCGCCCGCAGGCGTGGCTGGAGCCAGGTACGCGGGTGACGCTGCCTGGACCGGGCATCTCTCCGGCAGTGAACGCTCAACAGTTGCTCACCGGCAGCTTTAACGGCAAAACCCAGTCGCTGCTGGTGATGCTGAATGCCGATGATAAAAAAATCACGCTGGCGGGGCTGTCGTCGGTGGGTATTCGTCTGTTCCTCGTCACTTACGATGACAAAGGGTTGCACACCGAGCAGTCCATCGTGGTTCCACAATTGCCGCCCGCCAGTCAGGTGCTGGCTGACGTCATGCTCAGCCACTGGCCGATTAGCACCTGGCAGCCGCAGTTGCCGAAAGGCTGGACGTTGACGGACAGCGGCGACAGGCGTGAACTGCGTAATGCTCGCGGCACGCTGGTGACCGAAATCACCTACCTGAACCGCAAAGGCAAGCGCGAGCCGATCAGCATCGAACAGCATGTCTTTAAATACCACATCACCATTCAATATCTGGGTGACTGA
- a CDS encoding beta-ketoacyl-[acyl-carrier-protein] synthase family protein yields the protein MIYISAVGMINALGNDTDEIAANLTHGVAPGMRPRTGWLQGHPHAVLAGVDGELPAIPDDFSAHRSRNNQLLLAALRQIQPQVDEAIARYGRDRVAVVLGTSTSGLDEGDTHVNLTLNGEESHHWQYAQQELGDPSRFLSHWLKLDGPAFTLSTACSSSARAIISGRRLIESDLVDVAIVGGADTLSRMPINGFHSLESLSPTRCLPFARDRSGITIGEGAALMLLTREPQPIALLGVGESSDAHHISAPHPEGVGAIRAIQQALDNAGLTPEQVGYINLHGTATPLNDQIESRVVNALFGERVPCSSTKHLTGHTLGAAGITEAALSMLILQHDLPLPVQDFSLSPRDPALPPCGIIEQPQPLERPFILSNSFAFGGNNTSILLGRMS from the coding sequence ATGATTTACATTTCTGCGGTGGGCATGATTAACGCCTTGGGCAACGATACCGATGAAATCGCCGCCAACCTGACGCATGGCGTTGCACCCGGCATGCGCCCGCGCACCGGCTGGTTACAGGGGCATCCGCACGCGGTACTTGCTGGCGTGGACGGCGAACTGCCCGCCATTCCAGACGACTTTAGCGCCCACCGTTCGCGCAACAATCAGCTGCTGCTGGCGGCGCTCAGGCAGATCCAGCCGCAGGTGGATGAGGCCATTGCGCGCTACGGTCGCGATCGGGTTGCGGTGGTGCTCGGCACCAGCACGTCCGGTCTGGATGAAGGCGACACACACGTTAACCTGACGCTGAACGGCGAAGAGAGCCATCACTGGCAGTACGCGCAACAAGAACTGGGCGACCCGTCGCGCTTTCTCAGCCACTGGCTGAAGCTGGACGGCCCGGCATTCACCCTCTCCACCGCCTGTTCCTCCAGCGCTCGCGCTATCATCAGCGGACGCCGCTTAATTGAATCCGATCTCGTGGACGTCGCCATCGTCGGCGGCGCAGATACCCTGAGCCGGATGCCGATCAACGGCTTCCACAGTCTCGAATCGCTCTCGCCGACGCGCTGTCTGCCGTTTGCCCGCGACCGAAGCGGTATTACTATTGGCGAAGGCGCGGCGCTGATGCTGTTGACCCGCGAGCCACAGCCCATCGCGCTGCTTGGCGTAGGGGAATCCAGCGACGCGCACCATATTTCGGCACCGCACCCGGAGGGCGTTGGGGCAATTCGCGCCATCCAGCAGGCGCTGGACAATGCCGGTCTCACCCCCGAACAGGTGGGTTACATCAATCTGCATGGCACCGCCACACCGCTGAACGACCAGATCGAATCCAGGGTGGTCAACGCGCTGTTTGGCGAGCGCGTCCCGTGCAGCTCGACCAAACACCTGACTGGCCACACGCTGGGCGCGGCAGGGATTACCGAAGCGGCGCTCAGCATGCTGATTTTGCAGCATGACCTGCCTCTGCCAGTACAGGACTTTAGCCTGTCGCCGCGCGATCCGGCGCTGCCGCCCTGCGGCATCATCGAGCAACCTCAGCCGCTTGAACGCCCGTTTATCTTGTCGAATTCGTTCGCCTTTGGCGGCAATAACACCAGTATTCTGCTCGGGAGAATGTCATGA